A DNA window from Halomicrobium mukohataei DSM 12286 contains the following coding sequences:
- a CDS encoding class I SAM-dependent methyltransferase, with product MSDAFGRAIRDHHRGERTAPLLVRDGDDTEHHPIEAFYFEPFDGEGHGEWLESWLDGPLLDLGAGTGRHALYFQERFETVAIDPSDALVETMRERGVEDPRRGDMFALPDRFERDRFQSALAIGTQICLAGSMDGLRQFLADLAHVTTADATAVVHSYDPAADGVEELVGYRADPTPGLAHRVMTFEYEGETSEILQFRLFGPERLREATVPGPWSVEDVVRPGWDGSYRAALAKTGRRS from the coding sequence ATGTCCGACGCGTTCGGCCGCGCGATCCGCGACCACCACCGAGGAGAGCGGACGGCTCCCCTGCTCGTGAGAGACGGCGACGACACCGAACACCACCCCATCGAGGCGTTCTACTTCGAGCCGTTCGACGGCGAGGGCCACGGCGAGTGGCTCGAATCCTGGCTCGACGGCCCCCTGCTCGATCTCGGCGCGGGCACCGGCCGACACGCGCTGTACTTCCAGGAGCGGTTCGAGACAGTCGCCATCGACCCAAGCGACGCGCTCGTCGAGACCATGCGAGAGCGAGGCGTCGAGGACCCCAGACGTGGCGACATGTTCGCGCTGCCCGACCGCTTCGAGCGCGACCGCTTCCAGTCGGCACTGGCTATCGGCACGCAGATCTGTCTCGCGGGCTCGATGGACGGACTCCGGCAGTTTCTCGCCGATCTGGCCCACGTCACGACGGCGGACGCGACCGCCGTCGTCCACAGCTACGATCCGGCCGCCGACGGCGTCGAAGAGCTCGTCGGCTACCGAGCGGACCCGACGCCGGGACTCGCCCATCGGGTGATGACCTTCGAGTACGAGGGCGAGACGAGCGAGATTCTGCAGTTTCGACTGTTCGGCCCGGAGCGACTGCGAGAAGCGACGGTCCCGGGCCCCTGGAGCGTCGAAGACGTGGTCCGGCCCGGCTGGGACGGGAGCTACCGTGCGGCCCTCGCGAAGACGGGTCGGAGATCGTGA